The following are from one region of the Klebsiella aerogenes genome:
- a CDS encoding multidrug/biocide efflux PACE transporter — MKTHNVQHKTLLERVLHAVSFEGLATLILAPTAAWLMQRSVVEMGGLSILLATMAMIWNLIYNAVFDRLWPVSRLARTLRVRALHAIGFECGFIIIGVTVVALVLGVSLVQAFMLEIGFMLFFLPYTMFFNWAWDTLRVRVLKERQPQSLPNS, encoded by the coding sequence ATGAAAACCCATAACGTGCAGCATAAGACGCTGCTGGAACGTGTACTGCACGCGGTGAGCTTTGAAGGCCTTGCCACGCTGATTCTTGCTCCGACCGCGGCCTGGCTGATGCAGCGCTCGGTGGTCGAAATGGGCGGCTTGAGCATTCTGCTCGCCACCATGGCGATGATCTGGAACCTGATCTATAACGCCGTCTTCGATCGTCTGTGGCCGGTTTCGCGGCTGGCTCGTACATTACGAGTCCGTGCGCTGCACGCCATCGGCTTTGAGTGCGGATTTATCATCATCGGCGTTACCGTCGTTGCGCTGGTGCTTGGCGTATCGCTGGTCCAGGCATTTATGCTGGAAATCGGTTTTATGCTGTTCTTCCTGCCCTACACCATGTTCTTTAACTGGGCGTGGGATACGCTGCGCGTGCGCGTATTGAAGGAGCGCCAGCCGCAGAGCCTGCCTAATAGCTAA
- a CDS encoding PilZ domain-containing protein yields the protein MPEGTIKTSKYEIIAIFREEQRKQTEIEIFFNNKSISTQIARVDFAEFHIHCDRKIPVGNKFKFILHSDSGKIEFTTQRQKNSAADAENSNKVAFALPECLQVVQRRRDPRFRLRDENDFFCHGRHKNGENYAFDIKDISDGGCALIAQSPNLKFLAHNSTLKNAILSLAEYGEITVDLVIKNVAMVTLDSEEKSQENYYQISCQFKFRRSDDRKKIEKTLIDLILEAKRKKRV from the coding sequence ATGCCAGAGGGAACGATAAAAACCAGTAAGTATGAAATCATTGCTATTTTTAGAGAGGAACAAAGAAAGCAAACAGAGATAGAAATTTTCTTTAATAACAAAAGCATCAGTACTCAGATTGCGCGTGTCGATTTTGCTGAATTCCATATCCACTGCGATAGAAAAATCCCGGTGGGGAATAAATTCAAATTTATTTTGCATAGCGATTCAGGAAAGATCGAGTTCACCACCCAGCGGCAGAAGAATTCCGCTGCCGACGCGGAGAATAGCAATAAGGTGGCGTTTGCGTTGCCGGAATGCCTCCAGGTGGTACAAAGACGACGCGATCCGCGCTTTCGTTTACGCGATGAGAATGATTTCTTTTGTCATGGCCGTCATAAAAATGGCGAGAACTATGCTTTTGATATCAAGGATATTTCTGACGGTGGCTGCGCGCTGATTGCCCAAAGCCCGAATCTAAAATTCCTTGCCCACAACTCAACGCTGAAAAACGCCATTCTGTCTCTGGCTGAATATGGCGAAATCACCGTTGATCTGGTTATCAAGAACGTGGCGATGGTCACGCTGGATAGCGAAGAGAAGAGTCAGGAAAACTACTACCAGATTTCCTGCCAGTTTAAGTTCCGCCGCAGCGACGACAGGAAAAAAATAGAAAAAACGCTGATCGATTTGATTCTGGAAGCAAAGCGGAAGAAGAGAGTTTGA
- a CDS encoding LysR family transcriptional regulator yields the protein MRYSPEALTAFVEAAASGSFSAAARRMRKSQSTISTAISNLETDLGVTLFDRSTRQPTLTAQGEQVLGYVKAILAASSRLDELARSLSGNTEPRLTFVLSDTLHPDVLEDLLEQFDRRFPHTEFECLIGEDEDVVDLLQKERAQVGLIEARDSYPMEIGSMRLPLQTSMGIYVAPSHPLAAQGRVFWDDLHGWRELRLSTYLESAPDPSRGQVWSAPNYLLLLSMAVQGFGWCILPCALVEEFSGIGQLMALDIAGWPRSISVDLLWNKRAPLGEAGSWLRQHLEGQGR from the coding sequence ATGCGTTATTCACCCGAAGCCCTTACCGCCTTTGTTGAAGCGGCCGCTAGCGGCTCGTTCTCTGCCGCCGCGCGGCGGATGCGTAAAAGCCAGTCCACCATCAGCACCGCTATTTCGAATCTTGAGACCGACCTGGGAGTGACGCTGTTCGATCGTTCTACCCGTCAGCCGACGCTGACTGCGCAGGGGGAGCAGGTGTTGGGTTATGTGAAAGCGATTCTTGCCGCCAGCTCGCGACTGGATGAACTGGCTCGCTCGTTATCCGGTAATACCGAACCACGGCTGACTTTTGTCCTGTCTGATACCCTGCACCCGGATGTGCTGGAAGATTTGCTGGAGCAGTTCGATCGTCGATTCCCGCATACCGAGTTCGAATGCCTGATTGGCGAAGACGAAGATGTGGTGGATCTGCTGCAAAAAGAGCGCGCGCAGGTCGGGCTGATTGAAGCCAGGGACAGCTATCCGATGGAAATCGGCAGCATGCGGTTGCCGCTACAAACCTCAATGGGAATTTACGTGGCGCCGAGCCACCCGCTGGCGGCGCAGGGCCGGGTGTTCTGGGATGATTTACATGGCTGGCGTGAACTGCGGCTCAGCACCTATCTCGAAAGCGCGCCGGATCCGTCGCGTGGCCAGGTCTGGTCTGCGCCCAACTATTTGCTGTTGCTGAGTATGGCGGTGCAGGGTTTTGGCTGGTGCATTTTGCCCTGCGCGCTGGTGGAGGAATTCTCCGGTATCGGCCAACTGATGGCGCTGGATATTGCCGGTTGGCCGCGGTCGATCTCGGTGGATCTGTTGTGGAATAAGCGTGCTCCCCTGGGAGAAGCCGGTAGCTGGTTGCGCCAGCATCTGGAAGGTCAGGGGCGATAA
- a CDS encoding aldo/keto reductase family oxidoreductase — translation MSSVKLSGLGALGDRQVYRLGYGAMQLAGPGVFGPPKDPDAAVRVLQEAVAAGVNHIDTSDFYGPHITNQLIRKALHPYSADLCIVTKVSARRDEQGNWLPAMSPAELTQAVEDNLRNLGLDVLEVVNLRSMLGTHGPVEGSLEQPLTTLLELQARGLIRHIGLSNVTAKQVADAQKLTPIACVQNQYNIANRDDDALIDELAQQNIAYVPFFPLGGFTPLQAQELNDVAAGLSATPMQVALAWLLQRSPNILLIPGTSSLAHLRENLAAATLSLPVEALATLDNITR, via the coding sequence ATGTCCAGCGTAAAATTATCCGGGCTCGGCGCTTTAGGCGACCGTCAGGTTTATCGACTAGGATACGGCGCCATGCAGCTCGCCGGCCCCGGCGTCTTCGGCCCGCCAAAAGACCCTGACGCCGCCGTCCGCGTGCTGCAGGAGGCCGTCGCCGCCGGTGTGAATCATATCGATACCTCTGACTTCTACGGCCCGCACATTACCAACCAACTGATTCGCAAGGCGCTGCATCCCTATAGCGCGGATCTGTGCATTGTGACCAAAGTCAGCGCTCGCCGCGATGAGCAAGGCAACTGGCTACCCGCGATGTCGCCAGCGGAACTCACCCAGGCGGTAGAAGATAATCTGCGAAATCTCGGTCTGGACGTTCTGGAAGTGGTCAACCTGCGCAGTATGCTTGGAACCCACGGTCCGGTAGAAGGCTCTCTGGAACAGCCGCTAACGACCTTGCTGGAACTACAAGCGCGTGGGTTGATTCGCCACATTGGCCTGAGCAATGTCACCGCGAAACAGGTTGCTGATGCGCAGAAGCTGACGCCCATCGCCTGCGTGCAAAACCAGTACAACATTGCCAACCGCGACGACGATGCGCTGATTGACGAGCTGGCGCAGCAGAACATCGCCTACGTCCCGTTCTTCCCGCTGGGCGGCTTTACGCCGCTGCAGGCGCAGGAGCTTAATGATGTTGCCGCTGGGCTCAGCGCCACGCCGATGCAGGTGGCGCTGGCGTGGCTGTTGCAGCGTTCGCCAAATATTTTGCTGATCCCCGGCACCTCGTCGCTGGCACATTTACGAGAAAACCTCGCCGCCGCAACGTTATCGCTACCAGTAGAAGCGCTGGCGACGTTGGATAACATCACCCGTTGA
- a CDS encoding acetyl-CoA C-acetyltransferase has product MKDVVIVGALRTPIGCFQGTLARHSAVELGSVVVKALVERSGIDPQSIDEVILGQVLTAGTGQNPARQSAIRGGLPNTVSAITINDVCGSGLKALHLATQAIQCGEADVVIAGGQENMSRAPHVLTDSRTGAQLGNSQLIDSLVHDGLWDAFNDYHMGVTAENLAREYGISREVQDAWALSSQHKARRAIDSGRFRDEIVPVATEYNGSERLVDTDEQPRMDASAEGLASLKPTFDHLGSVTAGNASSINDGAAAVMMMSESRAQELGLPILARIRAFASVGVDPALMGIAPVHATRRCLERAGWRLDEVDLIEANEAFAAQAISVGRVLEWDERRVNVNGGAIALGHPIGASGCRILVSLVHEMIKRDARKGLATLCIGGGQGVALAVERA; this is encoded by the coding sequence ATGAAAGATGTCGTGATTGTCGGCGCGTTGCGTACGCCAATCGGCTGTTTTCAGGGTACGCTGGCGCGTCACTCGGCAGTGGAATTGGGCAGCGTGGTCGTGAAAGCGTTGGTCGAACGGAGTGGAATCGATCCGCAGAGCATTGATGAAGTGATCCTCGGCCAGGTGTTAACCGCGGGTACCGGGCAGAATCCGGCGCGCCAGTCGGCGATCCGCGGCGGGCTGCCGAACACGGTGTCGGCCATTACCATTAATGACGTCTGCGGCTCTGGCCTCAAGGCGTTGCATCTGGCGACCCAGGCGATTCAATGTGGTGAAGCCGACGTGGTTATCGCCGGCGGTCAGGAAAATATGAGCCGCGCGCCGCACGTGTTGACCGATAGCCGAACTGGCGCACAGCTGGGCAACAGTCAACTGATCGACAGTCTGGTTCACGATGGCTTGTGGGATGCCTTCAACGATTACCATATGGGCGTCACGGCGGAGAACCTGGCGCGGGAATATGGCATCAGCCGTGAAGTGCAGGATGCGTGGGCGCTTAGCTCGCAGCATAAAGCCCGGCGGGCGATTGACTCCGGGCGTTTTCGCGATGAAATCGTCCCGGTGGCGACAGAATATAATGGCAGCGAACGGCTGGTGGATACCGATGAGCAGCCGCGGATGGATGCCAGCGCCGAAGGGCTTGCCAGTCTGAAACCAACGTTCGACCACTTGGGTTCAGTGACCGCAGGTAATGCGTCGAGCATCAACGACGGCGCGGCGGCGGTGATGATGATGAGCGAATCCAGGGCTCAGGAGTTGGGGCTGCCGATTTTGGCGCGCATTCGCGCTTTTGCCAGCGTTGGCGTCGATCCCGCGCTGATGGGTATTGCGCCGGTACATGCGACGCGACGCTGCCTGGAGCGTGCGGGCTGGCGGTTGGATGAGGTCGATTTGATCGAAGCCAATGAAGCCTTTGCTGCTCAGGCGATTTCCGTAGGCCGGGTACTGGAGTGGGATGAGCGCCGGGTCAACGTTAACGGTGGGGCGATCGCCCTGGGCCACCCGATCGGTGCCTCCGGTTGCCGTATTCTGGTTTCGCTGGTGCATGAGATGATTAAGCGCGATGCGCGTAAAGGGCTTGCGACGCTGTGTATTGGCGGCGGCCAGGGCGTCGCGTTGGCGGTGGAGCGCGCGTAG
- a CDS encoding amino acid permease, translating into MSKIWSKEETLWSFALYGTAVGAGTLFLPIQLGSAGAIVLFLTALVAWPLTYWPHKALCQFILSAKVASGEGITGAVNHYYGKKVGNLITGLYFLAFFVVILIYAVAITNSLAEQLARHMAMTPGVRALLSLAVVLVLNLIFLMGRHITIKVMGFLVFPLIGCFLFLSIYLIGSWQPEHLTSQMALTSKTWHQIWISIPVMVFAFSHTPIISTFAIDQQEKYGEQAMGKCKKIMKVAYTIICASVLFFVFSCLLSIPLPYIEAARDEGVTILSALSMAPGAPGWLAVTGIIVAVVAMSKSFLGTYFGVIEGASEIMKTSLGQLGIRKSRAFNRAMSIMLVSALTFIVCFINPNAISMIYAISGPLIAMILFIMPTLSTYIIPALKPYRSLGNLITLIVGLLCVSVMFFS; encoded by the coding sequence ATGTCTAAAATTTGGTCTAAAGAAGAAACTCTTTGGAGTTTTGCTCTATATGGCACTGCCGTAGGCGCCGGCACCCTCTTTCTCCCGATCCAACTCGGTTCGGCCGGCGCCATCGTGCTGTTCCTTACCGCGCTGGTCGCCTGGCCGCTCACCTACTGGCCGCATAAAGCCTTGTGTCAGTTCATTTTGTCCGCCAAAGTCGCCTCTGGCGAAGGGATCACCGGCGCGGTTAATCACTACTACGGCAAAAAAGTCGGCAACCTGATAACAGGCCTGTACTTCCTCGCCTTCTTTGTTGTCATCCTGATCTACGCCGTGGCGATCACCAACTCGCTGGCTGAACAACTGGCCAGGCACATGGCGATGACGCCCGGCGTACGCGCGTTGTTGAGCCTCGCAGTGGTGCTGGTGCTGAACCTGATCTTCCTGATGGGTCGTCATATCACCATCAAAGTGATGGGATTCCTGGTCTTCCCGCTGATTGGTTGCTTCCTGTTCCTCTCCATCTACCTGATCGGCAGTTGGCAGCCGGAGCATCTCACCAGCCAGATGGCGCTGACCTCAAAGACCTGGCACCAAATCTGGATCTCAATTCCCGTGATGGTTTTCGCTTTTAGCCATACGCCGATTATTTCGACCTTCGCTATCGATCAGCAGGAGAAATACGGCGAGCAGGCCATGGGTAAATGCAAAAAAATCATGAAGGTGGCCTACACCATCATCTGCGCCAGCGTGCTGTTTTTTGTTTTCAGTTGTCTGCTGTCGATTCCGCTGCCCTACATTGAAGCCGCGCGTGATGAAGGGGTGACCATTCTCTCCGCGCTATCCATGGCGCCGGGCGCGCCGGGCTGGCTAGCGGTCACCGGGATTATCGTGGCGGTCGTCGCGATGTCGAAATCGTTCCTCGGTACCTATTTCGGCGTGATCGAAGGCGCCAGTGAAATCATGAAAACGTCGCTCGGCCAGCTTGGCATCCGCAAAAGCCGCGCCTTTAACCGCGCGATGTCAATCATGCTGGTCTCCGCGCTGACCTTCATCGTCTGCTTTATCAATCCGAACGCCATCTCGATGATTTACGCCATTAGCGGCCCGCTCATCGCAATGATTCTGTTCATCATGCCGACGCTGTCGACTTACATTATTCCAGCGCTCAAGCCTTACCGTTCGCTGGGTAACCTGATTACTCTGATCGTCGGCCTGCTGTGCGTCTCGGTGATGTTCTTCAGCTAA
- a CDS encoding LuxR C-terminal-related transcriptional regulator: MPLNNILLYTDDNIIGQSIHDYLSNIHQDITQASYQDIVQGGVAPLAETVIFNMIHKDISAADTVVLLNKLRFHFSRCTLLVLMVKSDIASLCRELIGLENLLILTEKSSLDAFSAITRTQEENPEFQYLRTQRKLTARELQVLELIIACNNNKRIASLLNIDHKTVHSHRIHIMKKLGMNSSQVMHKQIVNMNQC, from the coding sequence ATGCCCTTGAACAATATCTTGCTGTACACCGACGACAATATCATTGGCCAATCTATTCATGATTATCTGAGCAATATTCACCAGGATATCACTCAGGCCAGTTATCAAGACATCGTGCAAGGGGGCGTTGCGCCCCTGGCTGAGACGGTGATCTTCAATATGATCCACAAGGATATATCTGCCGCCGATACGGTAGTATTACTCAACAAGCTGCGCTTTCATTTCTCGCGCTGTACGTTGTTGGTATTGATGGTGAAAAGCGATATCGCGAGTTTGTGCCGGGAATTAATCGGTCTGGAAAACCTACTCATCCTGACGGAAAAGTCTTCTTTAGACGCATTCTCAGCAATTACCAGAACGCAGGAAGAAAACCCGGAGTTCCAGTATTTGCGTACGCAGCGAAAGCTAACCGCCCGGGAACTCCAGGTGCTGGAACTTATTATCGCCTGCAATAACAACAAGCGAATTGCGTCGCTGCTCAATATCGACCATAAGACGGTGCACAGCCATCGCATTCATATTATGAAAAAGCTGGGCATGAATAGCTCGCA